The genomic window CGTCGAGTACCGGCTGATGGAGGCCGGGCACGACGTCCTCGGTGTGGCCGCCCACGTCCCGCACTACGTCGCCCGCTCCGCCTACCCCGACGCCGCCCTGACCGTCCTGGAGGCGATCACGGCCGCGACGGGCCTGGTGCTGCCGGCCATCGCTCACACGCTGCGCACCGAGGCGCACCGCACCCAGACCGAGATCGAGCGGCAGATCGGGCAGGGGGACGAGGAGCTCGTCACACTCGTCGAGGGGCTGGAGCACCAGTACGACGCGGTGGCGGGTTCCGAGAGCCGCGGCAACCTCGTCGCGGAGCCGGTCGACCTTCCGTCGGCGGACGAGATCGGCCTCGAATTCGAGCGCTTCCTCGCCGAACGCGAGGGCGATTCCTGAGCTGCCGCCCTCGGCCGGCGGCGGCTTCCGCCCGCCGCGTCGCCCCCGGCTCCCGGTGACGGGACGGCGTCCCCGGCGTCCCCTCTCCCGCTCCCCGGCCAGGAGCTCAGGGGGTGTCCCGCAGGAGCGCCGCAGGGCAGCCCCTATGCTCGGCGCATGCTGAAAGTGGGCCTGACCGGCGGGATCGGCGCCGGCAAGAGCGAAGTGTCGCGGCTGCTCGCACATCTGGGAGCCGTGGTGATCGACGCCGACCGGATCGCGCGCGAGGTCGTCGAACCCGGCACCCCGGGGCTCACGGCCGTCGTCGAGGCCTTCGGGCCGGACATCCTCAAGCCCGACGGCTCCCTCGACCGTCCCGCGCTCGGCTCGATCGTGTTCTCCGATCCCGGTCGCCTGGCTACGCTCAACGGCATCGTGCACCCGCTGATCGGGGCCCGGTCGGCCGAGCTGGAACGGGCCGCCGCGGCGGGCGCCGTCGTCGTCCACGACGTACCGCTGCTCACGGAGAACGGCCTGGCCCCGCTCTACGACCTCGTCGTGGTCGTGGACGCCAGCCCCGAGACGCAGCTCCACCGGCTCGTCACGCTTCGCAGCATGACGGAGTCCGACGCCCGGGCGAGGATGACCGCGCAGGCCACTCGCGACCAGCGGCTGGCCGTCGCCGATCTCGTCGTCGACAACGACGGTCCGCTCGACGAGCTGGAACCCCAGGTGCGCAGGCTGTGGTCGGAGCTCACCGCGAAGGCCGCCGCCACCTGACCCCCACGACCGGACGGAATACCGGCCCGCGACCGGATGTTGAGAAGCGGAACGCGAGGGGAAGGATAGGACCGTGCCCGAGAGCAACCCGGAAACACATGTCATCGACTTCCGTGCGGCGGAGCAACTGCTCGCCGCACGGGACCCCCGGGGCGCGGTGAAGCTGCTCGACTCCGTGATCGCCGCCCACCCGGAGAACACGGCGGCCAGGCTGCTGCGTGCCCGGGCCTTCTTCGCCGCCGCGCAACTGCGCCCGGCCGAGCTCGAATTCGAGCTCGTCCTGGAGCGCGAACCCGACAACGCCTTCGCGCACTTCGCGCTGGCCCGTACCTTCCAGCGGGCGGGACGCCCGGAGCAGGCCATGC from Streptomyces sp. NBC_01341 includes these protein-coding regions:
- the coaE gene encoding dephospho-CoA kinase, with the protein product MLKVGLTGGIGAGKSEVSRLLAHLGAVVIDADRIAREVVEPGTPGLTAVVEAFGPDILKPDGSLDRPALGSIVFSDPGRLATLNGIVHPLIGARSAELERAAAAGAVVVHDVPLLTENGLAPLYDLVVVVDASPETQLHRLVTLRSMTESDARARMTAQATRDQRLAVADLVVDNDGPLDELEPQVRRLWSELTAKAAAT
- a CDS encoding tetratricopeptide repeat protein; translated protein: MPESNPETHVIDFRAAEQLLAARDPRGAVKLLDSVIAAHPENTAARLLRARAFFAAAQLRPAELEFELVLEREPDNAFAHFALARTFQRAGRPEQAMRHFRLAAALDPKPEYLQAARFDDRP